The proteins below come from a single Triticum aestivum cultivar Chinese Spring chromosome 5D, IWGSC CS RefSeq v2.1, whole genome shotgun sequence genomic window:
- the LOC123124791 gene encoding protein BIG GRAIN 1-like → MERSRGHGKNAHPPPLAPPRRARAERGRASGSGASFSASLLDTIYRSLDDGSVDGDAARRSEEKPLAPAPPQFWWAGKPKQGAGAGADRRRREPGPAVRPRHSGYASSATSSSDSTSSYSFSCSSASTTDTESTCRRRSPPPPRRQLEEFLAPDSADVAVPVTPPGEKAKKKGRPCFPVARHRPRDAAPSSPGPPPPSPGTFACVLKALFTSGRLPRKPRTPTRAPPPQKLPELPQPSCVSAATDAGMAERRCVRFCSDAEASAVRRRVEELVRSLGELEEDDEGSDSSSDLFELESLGGANGDELPVYGTTSLVANRAIAHATVF, encoded by the coding sequence ATGGAGAGGAGCCGTGGCCACGGCAAGAACGCGCACCCGCCCCCGCTCGCGCCGCCGCGCCGGGCGCGGGCGGAGCGCGGGCGCGCGTCCGGCTCCGGCGCGTCCTTCTCGGCCTCGCTCCTCGACACCATCTACCGCTCCCTCGACGACGGCAGCGTCGACGGCGACGCCGCGCGGCGGTCGGAGGAGAAGCCTctggcgccggcgccgccgcagtTCTGGTGGGCGGGCAAGCCGAagcagggcgcgggcgcgggcgcggacaGGCGCCGGCGCGAGCCGGGCCCGGCGGTTCGCCCGCGCCACTCGGGGTACGCGTCGTCCGCCACCTCGTCGTCGGATTCCACCTCCAGCTACAGCTTCTCCTGCTCGTCCGCCTCGACCACCGACACCGAGTCCACGTGCCGCCGGCGCAGCCCGCCCCCGCCGCGGCGCCAGCTGGAGGAGTTCCTCGCCCCGGACAGCGCGGACGTGGCCGTGCCAGTGACGCCGCCCGGCGAGAAGGCGAAGAAGAAGGGCAGGCCGTGTTTTCCTGTGGCGAGGCACCGGCCAAGAGACGCCGCGCCGTCTTcgcccgggccgccgccgccgtcgccggggaCGTTCGCGTGCGTCCTCAAGGCGCTGTTCACCTCCGGCCGCCTCCCGAGGAAGCCCAGGACTCCGACACGCGCCCCGCCTCCGCAGAAGTTGCCGGAGCTACCGCAGCCATCGTGCGTGTCGGCCGCGACGGACGCGGGCATGGCGGAGAGGAGGTGCGTGAGGTTCTGCTCGGACGCCGAGGCGTCGGCGGTGCGGCGCAGGGTCGAGGAGCTGGTGCGGAGcctcggggagctcgaggaggacgACGAGGGGAGCGACTCCAGCTCCGATCTCTTCGAGCTGGAGAGCCTTGGCGGGGCCAACGGCGACGAGCTGCCCGTGTACGGCACCACCAGCCTCGTGGCCAATCGCGCCATCGCACACGCGACGGTTTTCTAG